The Lichenihabitans psoromatis genome contains a region encoding:
- a CDS encoding type III effector HrpK domain-containing protein — MTTIINDATSRGRPNGGSGSQGDLPRLFEAALSDRSSDRSDIRIGLVEPVPLPRPKLPAPAAPIAGSPLDQAEQLSANWDTWGLHQGVDFANPPSTLPQNAQDTLKFFAANPTLFSAIVQDAGGKPGDVMTKSALDTFISDAKSDAATALKAMPAGTPTTDTLTNVNALLTNWHAWGLHSVTQMNNPPADLPADAKATLSFITSNPSLMSQLGNGTGTGVITEADVASYLTQASADASSGAPPEFGPTDSIDTLLDGSKYSTADQLKLWDGLTTGLDPTTAAQTEKELNRPLAAAQLLSDNWNRWGLHTDHIDFANPPDSVPPEGREILQYIAQNPALETALDVGNSGGSKADGIIQHDDVDRFIADAKGSATNASNAYADYVKKNPDAGDLSKSMVRSAAIVSANQQIIQNADPSHLNGATDETRNDGLVTSAGLAALSANNPGLCASLGSAAKLWSQPGMFNQFDISGDDPAINQADGTFDAGNIQNWISKSAPTNDQQFTAILSDAANRSMVAGVDTSSLGPDVFANPSNYTGAQKAAVLQKLTDLDTKITLGNKEDYWDEPLMENKGINPNIDKVQTDLGERIAQLSADPDVQKFISDNQTTSLQTIVDSDPDLKGAMQTFYDGNLQNGQGLTDALAAKGSDGKPLSTENGLQAFIGEAGVFSKALGTDGKATTGLDLQAIAQKSGQQDKLQQAYETDILSGKELSDSIASGTDIGTAVRQYTSDAAAFGSTLPTQYVADNAAKLQQTFSDTLTTSLFGSTTQTELNTAFADASGNLDTAKLNDVMTQVVAQNPDAFKDSAGNAIPPDKIVSAFGSVFNEVRQGAKLQDALAKLSDTKATGPLADAYNKGLLHGVSALFSAGALAAKGVEGGSSPTVPAALIAGSFQVMGGLMEAGSKYAKSTGALPNILDPDALKVIEGAGKAIGGAGGIIAGALGIFSGVQSLKNGDQVGGGIGIAGGITGTWSGVLGLLEGGIALGDTFGIAIGADAAALAATSATLGIIGAGVGILGLLGLGIYALVEQSKHTFAFTDQTAADLNQWGITGGPVQPGDTTPLPMVEPGTGQ; from the coding sequence ATGACGACGATCATCAATGACGCGACATCGCGCGGGCGGCCGAATGGCGGATCGGGTAGCCAGGGTGATCTGCCACGCCTGTTCGAGGCCGCCTTGTCCGATCGATCGTCGGATCGATCCGACATAAGGATCGGTCTTGTTGAGCCGGTGCCGCTCCCGCGACCGAAGCTCCCGGCCCCGGCGGCGCCCATCGCGGGCTCGCCCCTCGATCAAGCCGAGCAACTCTCGGCCAATTGGGACACATGGGGCCTGCATCAGGGGGTCGATTTCGCTAACCCGCCTTCGACGCTGCCGCAAAACGCGCAAGACACGCTCAAATTCTTCGCGGCAAACCCCACGCTATTCTCGGCGATCGTGCAGGATGCCGGCGGCAAGCCGGGCGACGTGATGACCAAGTCGGCGCTCGACACGTTCATCTCGGATGCGAAGAGTGATGCCGCGACGGCTCTCAAAGCGATGCCGGCCGGAACGCCGACGACCGATACGTTGACCAACGTCAATGCGCTGCTGACCAATTGGCACGCTTGGGGCCTTCATTCGGTGACCCAGATGAACAATCCGCCGGCCGACCTGCCGGCCGATGCAAAAGCCACCCTCAGTTTCATTACCTCAAACCCATCGCTGATGTCGCAACTCGGCAATGGGACCGGCACCGGCGTGATCACGGAGGCAGATGTCGCCTCCTACCTCACCCAAGCCTCGGCCGACGCGTCGAGCGGTGCGCCTCCGGAGTTCGGACCGACCGACTCAATCGACACGCTGCTCGACGGATCGAAATATTCCACGGCCGATCAACTGAAGCTTTGGGACGGCCTCACCACCGGCCTGGATCCGACGACCGCCGCCCAAACCGAAAAGGAGCTGAACCGGCCACTCGCCGCAGCACAGCTCCTCTCGGATAATTGGAACCGCTGGGGACTGCACACCGACCATATCGACTTTGCCAATCCGCCCGATTCCGTGCCGCCTGAAGGCCGCGAGATCCTGCAATATATCGCCCAAAACCCGGCGCTCGAGACAGCCCTCGACGTGGGCAACTCGGGCGGCAGCAAGGCCGACGGGATCATCCAGCACGACGACGTCGATCGGTTTATCGCCGATGCCAAGGGCAGTGCGACGAACGCCAGCAACGCCTATGCGGATTACGTCAAGAAAAACCCCGACGCCGGTGACCTCTCGAAATCGATGGTGCGCTCGGCCGCGATCGTGTCGGCGAACCAGCAAATCATCCAGAACGCCGATCCATCCCATCTCAATGGTGCGACCGACGAGACGCGGAACGACGGGTTGGTGACATCCGCGGGCCTCGCCGCCCTCTCGGCAAACAATCCCGGCCTCTGCGCGTCCCTCGGCAGCGCCGCAAAGCTGTGGTCGCAGCCCGGCATGTTCAACCAGTTCGACATTTCTGGCGACGACCCGGCCATCAACCAGGCAGACGGCACGTTCGATGCGGGCAATATCCAGAATTGGATCAGCAAGTCGGCTCCGACGAACGATCAGCAGTTCACCGCGATCCTGAGCGATGCCGCCAACCGCAGCATGGTGGCGGGCGTCGACACATCCTCGCTGGGTCCGGATGTGTTCGCCAACCCGAGCAACTACACCGGCGCGCAGAAAGCCGCCGTGCTGCAGAAGCTGACCGATCTCGACACCAAGATCACGCTCGGGAACAAGGAGGATTATTGGGACGAACCCTTGATGGAGAACAAGGGCATCAACCCCAATATCGACAAGGTTCAGACCGATCTCGGCGAGCGGATCGCGCAGCTCTCGGCCGATCCCGACGTCCAAAAATTCATCTCGGACAACCAGACCACATCCCTTCAGACCATCGTCGACAGCGACCCTGACCTCAAGGGCGCGATGCAGACGTTCTACGACGGCAACCTGCAGAACGGCCAAGGGTTGACGGATGCCCTTGCGGCTAAAGGGAGTGACGGCAAGCCACTCTCGACAGAGAATGGCCTGCAGGCCTTTATCGGCGAAGCTGGGGTGTTCTCGAAGGCGCTCGGCACCGACGGCAAAGCGACCACGGGGCTCGACCTGCAGGCGATCGCGCAGAAGTCCGGTCAGCAGGACAAGCTGCAACAGGCCTACGAGACTGACATTCTGTCGGGCAAGGAATTGTCCGACTCGATCGCAAGCGGAACCGACATCGGTACGGCGGTCCGGCAATACACCTCGGATGCGGCGGCCTTCGGGAGCACGCTTCCGACGCAATATGTCGCCGACAATGCTGCGAAGCTGCAGCAGACCTTCTCCGATACGCTGACAACCTCCCTGTTCGGCAGCACCACGCAGACCGAGCTCAACACCGCCTTCGCCGATGCCTCCGGCAATCTCGATACGGCAAAATTGAATGACGTCATGACCCAGGTCGTGGCTCAGAATCCGGACGCCTTCAAGGATAGCGCCGGCAATGCGATTCCGCCCGACAAGATCGTCTCGGCCTTCGGTTCCGTTTTCAACGAGGTGCGGCAGGGCGCCAAATTGCAGGATGCACTCGCCAAACTCAGCGACACGAAAGCCACCGGCCCGCTCGCCGACGCCTACAACAAGGGACTGCTGCATGGTGTCAGCGCTCTCTTCTCCGCCGGAGCGCTCGCCGCCAAGGGTGTCGAGGGTGGCAGTTCACCCACCGTCCCAGCGGCGCTGATCGCAGGCAGCTTTCAGGTCATGGGCGGCTTGATGGAGGCCGGATCGAAATATGCGAAATCGACCGGAGCCCTGCCGAACATCCTCGATCCGGATGCTCTGAAAGTGATCGAAGGCGCCGGTAAGGCGATCGGCGGGGCCGGTGGCATCATCGCTGGCGCGCTCGGCATCTTCAGCGGTGTCCAATCCTTGAAGAACGGCGATCAAGTCGGCGGCGGCATCGGAATCGCCGGTGGCATCACGGGCACCTGGAGCGGTGTTCTCGGGCTGCTCGAAGGGGGGATCGCGCTCGGAGACACCTTCGGGATCGCGATCGGCGCCGATGCTGCCGCGCTGGCCGCGACCTCGGCGACGCTCGGCATCATCGGCGCCGGCGTCGGAATTCTCGGCTTGCTGGGGCTCGGCATCTACGCCTTGGTCGAGCAATCGAAACACACCTTCGCGTTCACCGACCAAACGGCGGCCGACCTGAACCAATGGGGCATCACCGGAGGTCCGGTGCAGCCTGGTGACACGACTCCCCTGCCCATGGTCGAACCAGGCACCGGACAATAG
- a CDS encoding LysR family transcriptional regulator, with protein MSISLRQIAYVCAVADCGSIQAASRRLRISASSILAAIESAEFSLGARIFDRRRSSGIKTTPGGERFVAAGRSLLAAETDFQRKIGVLQSQTQSIRIGCFEPFGALFMTEGIVRFRDIVGRTDVALFEGDQTQLADWLDRGIVDIVISYDIGPKFNAHITPICRVPAHVMLPTGHPLAEAESLSIDDLATYPLVLLDLPLTVSYLLSLYDLHGIKPTVGFRSRSYETVRSAVSAGFGLAILNMRPITRSNMDNASVVRVPLSDPLPAPTLQIADLYGPMKPVHIKALVDVFVSLFRDSDPAHFAVVTPERRHLIFDV; from the coding sequence GTGAGCATCTCGCTTCGGCAGATCGCCTATGTCTGCGCGGTCGCCGATTGCGGATCCATTCAGGCAGCCTCCCGGCGGCTCCGCATTTCGGCGTCTTCGATCCTGGCGGCCATCGAAAGCGCGGAATTCAGCCTCGGCGCACGGATTTTCGACCGGCGCCGGTCGAGCGGCATCAAGACGACGCCGGGCGGCGAGCGTTTCGTCGCGGCCGGGCGCTCCCTGCTGGCCGCCGAGACCGACTTTCAGCGCAAAATCGGCGTGCTACAGTCGCAGACGCAATCCATCCGGATCGGTTGTTTCGAGCCCTTCGGCGCCCTCTTCATGACGGAGGGGATCGTTCGATTTCGGGACATCGTCGGGCGGACGGATGTCGCCTTGTTCGAAGGAGATCAAACCCAGCTTGCGGACTGGCTCGATCGCGGCATCGTCGATATCGTGATCTCCTACGATATCGGGCCAAAGTTCAACGCTCACATCACACCGATCTGCCGCGTGCCGGCGCATGTCATGCTGCCGACGGGACATCCCCTTGCGGAGGCCGAGAGCCTGTCGATCGACGACCTCGCGACCTATCCGCTGGTGCTGCTCGATCTGCCGTTGACGGTGAGCTATCTCCTGTCGCTCTACGATCTCCATGGAATCAAACCGACCGTGGGCTTTCGCTCACGTTCCTACGAGACGGTCCGAAGTGCGGTATCGGCGGGGTTCGGGCTCGCGATCCTCAACATGCGGCCGATCACCCGCAGCAATATGGATAATGCGAGCGTGGTACGGGTGCCGCTCAGCGATCCGCTCCCGGCTCCGACGCTGCAGATCGCCGATCTCTACGGCCCAATGAAACCCGTCCACATCAAAGCCCTGGTCGATGTGTTCGTTTCGTTGTTCCGGGACAGCGACCCGGCCCATTTTGCCGTGGTGACGCCAGAGCGGCGCCACCTCATCTTCGATGTCTAG
- a CDS encoding PQQ-dependent sugar dehydrogenase, which translates to MGLSDIFARIVALIGAGAILLRRMEGSVDVPALGHAPAIPLAKPQGIPTLKMPTARGWAPGHVPVAAPGLKVNAFAPVLKHPRWIHVLPNGDVLASEALGDAGKIKTAFDYAMYSTMKRAAAVGTSPNRITLLRDRDGDGVAETREVFLDNQAQPFGMAMLDDTLYVGNTDGVMAFPYADGQTRIAGPGRRLTTFKSGGHWTRSILASPDGTRLYIGVGSLSNIGDEGLVAEEGRAAIYELDRATGQSRMFATGLRNPVGLAWQPETGALWTAVNERDGLGDETPPDYLTSVKDGGFYGWPYCYWGKTVDDRVPQDAAAVATAITPDYALGGHTASLGLCWLPAGILPGFGDGMVIGQHGSWNRSKLSGYKVVFVPFADGKPTGEPPRDILSGFLAPDEKVSYGRPVGVTIGPDNCLLVADDVGDVIWRVTAA; encoded by the coding sequence ATGGGTTTGTCGGATATCTTTGCTCGGATTGTCGCGTTGATCGGCGCCGGTGCGATCCTGCTCCGGCGCATGGAGGGGAGCGTCGATGTGCCGGCCCTCGGCCATGCACCAGCGATCCCGCTCGCCAAGCCGCAGGGTATTCCGACCCTCAAGATGCCGACCGCGCGGGGGTGGGCGCCGGGCCACGTGCCGGTCGCCGCGCCTGGGCTGAAGGTCAATGCCTTTGCGCCGGTGCTGAAGCACCCGCGTTGGATTCACGTGCTGCCGAACGGCGATGTGCTTGCGTCCGAGGCTCTCGGCGACGCCGGCAAAATCAAGACCGCGTTCGATTACGCAATGTATAGCACGATGAAGCGGGCCGCCGCCGTCGGGACCAGCCCGAACCGGATCACATTGTTGCGCGATCGGGATGGTGACGGCGTGGCGGAAACTCGCGAGGTTTTCCTGGACAATCAGGCCCAGCCGTTCGGCATGGCGATGTTGGACGACACGCTCTACGTCGGCAATACCGACGGCGTCATGGCCTTCCCCTACGCGGACGGGCAGACCCGTATCGCGGGGCCAGGGCGGAGGCTGACGACGTTCAAGTCGGGCGGCCATTGGACACGAAGCATCTTGGCGAGCCCGGATGGGACGCGGCTTTATATCGGGGTCGGCTCGCTCAGCAATATCGGCGACGAGGGTCTGGTGGCCGAGGAAGGAAGAGCCGCCATCTACGAACTCGATCGTGCGACGGGACAAAGCCGGATGTTCGCCACCGGGCTCCGTAACCCTGTCGGCCTGGCTTGGCAGCCTGAAACGGGCGCGCTCTGGACGGCGGTGAACGAGCGCGACGGCCTCGGCGACGAAACGCCGCCGGATTATCTCACGTCGGTGAAGGACGGGGGCTTCTACGGCTGGCCCTATTGCTATTGGGGCAAGACGGTCGATGACCGGGTCCCGCAGGACGCGGCCGCCGTCGCAACCGCAATCACGCCGGATTATGCGTTGGGCGGTCACACGGCTTCGCTCGGCCTCTGCTGGCTTCCGGCCGGTATCCTTCCCGGCTTCGGCGACGGCATGGTGATCGGCCAACATGGCTCTTGGAACCGCAGCAAGCTCAGCGGCTACAAAGTGGTGTTCGTCCCATTTGCCGATGGCAAGCCGACCGGCGAACCCCCGCGTGACATCCTCTCCGGCTTTCTCGCGCCCGATGAAAAAGTGTCTTACGGCCGCCCGGTCGGCGTCACGATCGGACCGGATAATTGCCTGTTGGTCGCTGACGACGTGGGCGATGTGATTTGGCGTGTGACGGCCGCCTGA
- a CDS encoding amidohydrolase family protein, whose protein sequence is MIDSHQHFWRLSRGDYGWMGAHVAPLLRDFMPADLAPLMAATGITRTIVVQAAATMAETDFLLGLAQETDFVVGVVGWLDMDSDDFAEHLAHYAGQPKWVGLRPMLQDHPDDAFILRPLVLRNLARVAEAGVAFDILSFTRHLPSICEALTRTPGLKAVVDHVSKPQIAAGLLDPWRDQLAAVAAFPNVSCKLSGLVTEASPGAWTLDELRPYVDHAVACFGPDRLMFGSDWPVCTLAASYTEVVEAAHALLAPHFGPEDLDKVFKTNAERFYLGRSDVLGGD, encoded by the coding sequence ATGATCGACAGTCATCAGCACTTTTGGCGCCTGTCGCGCGGCGATTATGGGTGGATGGGCGCGCATGTCGCGCCGCTGTTGCGCGACTTCATGCCGGCCGATCTCGCGCCGTTGATGGCCGCGACCGGCATCACCCGCACGATCGTGGTGCAGGCGGCCGCAACCATGGCCGAAACCGACTTCCTGCTCGGCCTCGCACAAGAAACCGATTTCGTTGTGGGCGTGGTCGGGTGGCTCGACATGGACAGCGACGACTTCGCCGAACACTTGGCTCACTATGCCGGTCAGCCGAAATGGGTGGGCCTTCGACCCATGCTGCAGGATCATCCGGACGATGCCTTCATCCTGCGTCCGCTCGTCCTTCGCAATCTCGCACGTGTCGCGGAAGCCGGTGTCGCGTTCGACATCCTGAGTTTCACGCGGCACCTGCCGTCTATCTGCGAGGCGCTGACCCGCACACCGGGGCTGAAAGCCGTGGTGGATCACGTCTCGAAGCCTCAGATCGCGGCGGGCCTGCTCGATCCCTGGCGCGACCAACTCGCAGCCGTCGCAGCCTTCCCAAACGTTTCCTGCAAGCTGTCGGGCCTCGTGACCGAAGCCTCCCCCGGCGCTTGGACTCTCGATGAGCTTCGTCCCTACGTCGACCATGCAGTGGCCTGTTTCGGGCCGGACCGGCTCATGTTCGGCAGCGACTGGCCGGTCTGCACGTTGGCGGCAAGCTATACCGAGGTTGTCGAGGCGGCCCACGCCCTGCTGGCCCCCCACTTTGGGCCGGAGGATCTCGACAAAGTCTTTAAGACGAATGCCGAGCGGTTCTACCTCGGCCGGTCGGATGTTTTGGGCGGCGACTAG
- a CDS encoding type III effector HrpK domain-containing protein, giving the protein MSSISTMSNPSHAPIVSVTDDQPTSTLLTIDNATPPSNCLAAAASTARTDADEIVFLGPVAETVSAGHVVLRDLRSGGVREPDAGFDEIETLSVDDYAERHGLTVLCAVPAATIHRLLAMNPSQRAAALPQLGAPLASLGHFAFGGVAPVGGQAQSSPSVDDKDVHSWLDALGNSVTEDDKKGLAQTGDDAATLKSWFDSHKRGDPAINTMPQNVSDAENRLFANDAVAKQLTDKGVVTRDKIGDFLHRLDDAAKSAKSDFESFEKHSTNLDPSATSQAALTSVLQANLPILDDAGSSNAKVDGKINADDLKAIESDDKDSKAPGLPDVLKNAAIQYSLDPGKFSSLANAGGASKDGTISNSNFEALLSGQVGFSAQNSHVHDWLNSLGGAVSDSDKASLAQIGDDAATLQNWFGAHDRGDPKLNDMPQNVADAESRLMANDAVAKRLTVDGTITRDAIGGFVSDLNKSADSAKSSFAAFKKDDPKADAIATEKAVNGSILEANMPVLDAAGSGAAKVDSKFNADDLKAVASGDSDSKLPDALKHAAAFFGNAGEFTALGNAGLDASTLSDGTIQNSNLDALIGKSGSKTEDDSISSLKSDAMQQAVKDAGGDASKLNPDYFTGASSSASGADKAAALIQLSQTIGRYNAGENQFQTDKGPNVLDSPDQYHNYYDGPTPGETRSDFIKDVQSRIDTLSKDTDVQSFMTDKMPAALQGLVSSDPSLKAAMQKQSDADSSTQALQDAFAQKDSNGNPLSTTAALGSFLAKPSFYAQALNTTTDLSKALAAAPQDIKDKITQGYDDITSGKQIDDLIASGTPSDKAIIQSATDKTVYDSVLDADTVQAGTDKFNDKATSLARAQLTDGKSGEDMLNGLGVNGVDDPKLQQLIQNNLGTLATAGKDQPPAAEIIAAIRQINDAMRSGLKFDDAMAKVQKGWTPVASSSTTTPAYKAGVFHGASALLLAGAMGARLGTGGGSDLQTANQSLGVAGLLTEGGAKYYGTTLKGLQDVVKNDAPNLKNLQALSELPGFTPDQQAQLAEYQGRADNLKTLTTVGKDAENVGKSIGGVAGNALGLALGAIGAKQAADAGDIGGAAAQGIFAGLNGISSIAGIGEVATYVLPRVGALAATESLAALGGVFGAIGGVVGGVAAIGGLIYAIVKSIQADDKKAQQEGDWYKELQDGFKPSGITVPDLGTLIAAPNGYVPDSPPPVTY; this is encoded by the coding sequence ATGTCGTCCATATCAACCATGTCGAACCCGAGCCACGCACCGATCGTCTCCGTGACGGACGATCAGCCAACCTCGACGCTGCTGACGATCGATAACGCGACGCCTCCGTCAAATTGCCTTGCGGCCGCAGCCTCGACCGCCCGGACCGATGCCGACGAAATCGTGTTTCTCGGACCCGTGGCTGAGACGGTTTCGGCTGGCCATGTGGTGCTTCGCGACCTGCGCAGCGGCGGCGTTCGCGAGCCGGATGCGGGCTTCGACGAGATCGAGACGCTATCGGTCGACGATTATGCCGAACGACATGGCTTGACGGTGCTCTGCGCCGTGCCGGCCGCCACCATCCATCGCTTGCTGGCGATGAATCCGTCGCAGCGGGCGGCGGCTCTTCCCCAGCTGGGCGCGCCGCTTGCGAGCCTTGGCCATTTTGCCTTCGGAGGCGTCGCCCCGGTCGGCGGCCAGGCGCAATCGAGCCCGTCGGTCGACGATAAGGACGTGCATTCTTGGCTGGATGCTCTCGGCAATTCGGTCACCGAAGACGACAAGAAAGGTCTCGCTCAGACCGGCGACGACGCGGCCACGCTGAAGAGCTGGTTCGACTCGCATAAACGGGGCGATCCAGCGATCAACACCATGCCGCAGAACGTCTCCGATGCCGAAAACCGGCTGTTCGCCAACGACGCGGTCGCCAAGCAGCTCACCGACAAAGGCGTCGTGACGCGCGACAAGATCGGCGATTTTCTGCACCGGCTCGACGATGCGGCAAAATCGGCCAAAAGCGACTTCGAGTCTTTTGAGAAGCACAGCACGAACCTCGACCCCTCCGCGACATCGCAGGCGGCGCTGACCTCGGTGCTTCAGGCCAACTTGCCCATTCTCGACGACGCGGGAAGCAGCAACGCGAAGGTCGACGGCAAGATCAACGCCGACGATCTGAAAGCGATCGAGTCGGACGATAAAGACTCGAAGGCGCCGGGCCTGCCGGATGTGCTGAAAAACGCGGCCATCCAATATAGTTTGGATCCGGGCAAGTTCAGCAGCTTGGCCAATGCGGGCGGCGCCAGCAAAGACGGCACGATCAGCAACAGCAACTTTGAAGCGCTGCTCTCAGGCCAGGTTGGCTTCTCGGCTCAGAACAGCCATGTTCACGACTGGCTGAACAGCCTCGGCGGAGCTGTATCGGACAGCGACAAGGCATCCCTGGCGCAAATCGGCGACGACGCCGCAACCTTGCAGAACTGGTTCGGCGCCCATGATCGCGGCGATCCCAAACTCAACGACATGCCCCAGAATGTGGCCGATGCCGAGAGCCGCCTCATGGCCAATGACGCCGTCGCGAAACGGCTGACGGTCGACGGCACGATCACGCGCGATGCGATCGGCGGCTTCGTGAGCGACCTCAACAAATCGGCGGATTCGGCGAAAAGCAGCTTTGCGGCCTTTAAGAAAGACGATCCGAAAGCCGATGCGATCGCCACCGAGAAAGCCGTGAACGGCTCGATCCTCGAGGCCAACATGCCGGTTCTCGATGCCGCCGGGAGCGGCGCCGCCAAGGTCGACAGCAAGTTCAACGCCGACGACTTGAAGGCCGTGGCCTCGGGCGACAGCGATTCCAAGCTGCCGGATGCGCTGAAACATGCGGCAGCCTTCTTTGGCAATGCAGGGGAATTCACCGCGCTCGGCAATGCGGGTCTCGACGCAAGCACTCTCAGCGACGGCACGATCCAGAACAGCAACCTCGACGCGCTGATCGGCAAGAGCGGCAGCAAAACCGAGGATGACAGCATCTCGAGCCTGAAAAGCGACGCGATGCAGCAGGCCGTGAAAGATGCGGGCGGCGACGCCAGCAAGCTGAACCCGGATTATTTCACGGGCGCATCGAGCAGCGCCAGCGGCGCCGATAAAGCAGCGGCGCTGATCCAGCTCAGCCAGACCATCGGTCGGTACAATGCGGGCGAGAACCAGTTCCAAACCGACAAGGGCCCCAACGTCCTCGACAGCCCCGATCAATATCACAACTACTATGATGGCCCGACGCCAGGCGAGACGCGCAGCGACTTCATCAAGGATGTTCAGAGCCGGATCGACACGCTCAGTAAAGACACGGACGTGCAATCCTTTATGACCGACAAGATGCCGGCCGCCTTGCAGGGCCTCGTTTCCAGCGATCCATCGCTGAAAGCCGCCATGCAGAAACAGTCGGATGCCGATTCGAGCACACAAGCGCTGCAGGATGCCTTCGCGCAGAAGGACAGCAACGGTAATCCGCTGAGCACCACAGCCGCGCTCGGCAGCTTTCTCGCTAAACCCAGCTTCTACGCACAAGCGCTCAACACGACGACTGATCTGTCAAAGGCCCTGGCGGCCGCTCCGCAGGACATCAAGGACAAGATCACGCAGGGCTATGACGACATCACCTCGGGCAAGCAGATCGATGACCTCATCGCATCCGGCACCCCTTCGGATAAGGCGATCATTCAGTCGGCCACCGACAAGACCGTTTACGACAGCGTCCTCGACGCGGACACGGTGCAGGCCGGAACCGACAAATTCAACGACAAGGCGACGTCGCTGGCGCGCGCCCAATTGACCGACGGCAAGTCCGGTGAGGACATGTTGAACGGTCTCGGCGTGAACGGTGTGGACGATCCGAAGCTTCAGCAGCTCATTCAAAACAACCTCGGCACCCTTGCGACAGCCGGCAAAGACCAGCCGCCCGCAGCCGAAATCATCGCGGCGATCCGGCAAATCAACGACGCGATGCGCAGCGGATTGAAGTTCGATGACGCGATGGCCAAGGTGCAGAAGGGATGGACACCCGTCGCCTCCTCGTCGACCACAACGCCCGCCTACAAGGCGGGCGTGTTCCACGGCGCGTCTGCGCTTTTGCTGGCTGGGGCCATGGGGGCACGGCTCGGAACCGGCGGCGGTTCCGATCTGCAGACCGCCAACCAGTCGCTCGGCGTGGCCGGTTTGCTGACCGAGGGGGGTGCCAAATATTATGGCACGACCCTCAAGGGCCTGCAGGATGTCGTGAAGAACGACGCGCCGAACCTGAAAAACCTGCAAGCCCTAAGTGAACTGCCGGGCTTCACGCCCGATCAGCAGGCCCAACTCGCCGAATATCAGGGGCGTGCCGACAACTTGAAGACGCTGACGACCGTCGGCAAAGATGCGGAAAACGTCGGAAAATCGATCGGCGGCGTTGCAGGCAATGCTCTCGGGCTCGCACTCGGCGCGATCGGGGCCAAGCAGGCGGCGGATGCAGGCGACATCGGCGGCGCGGCCGCGCAGGGCATTTTCGCCGGGCTGAATGGCATCAGTTCGATCGCCGGCATCGGCGAAGTCGCGACTTACGTCCTGCCGCGCGTCGGTGCTCTCGCCGCGACCGAATCCCTGGCGGCCCTCGGTGGTGTCTTTGGCGCGATCGGCGGAGTCGTCGGCGGCGTGGCGGCCATCGGCGGACTGATCTACGCCATCGTCAAGAGCATCCAGGCGGATGACAAGAAAGCCCAGCAGGAAGGCGATTGGTACAAGGAGCTGCAGGACGGCTTCAAGCCGTCGGGCATCACCGTACCGGATCTCGGAACGCTGATCGCGGCGCCGAACGGCTATGTTCCGGACTCACCCCCGCCGGTCACCTACTGA